GACTCCGCCGACGTGGTGTACTCGCCCGGCAGACTCTCGCGGTCGGTGGCAGAGAAGTGCGTCCCCGAGTCGAAAATCGCGGACCTCGACTTTCCGATGACCCGCGACCCCGACGAACTCCGGAGCGCGTGGAAGGACGCCGCCGGGGAAATCGCCCCGCGAGCGACGGACGGCGACGCCGCGTTCGTCACCCTCGGCGACCCAAACGTCTACTCCACTTTCGGCCACCTCCGGCGGACGATGGACGCCTTCCACCCCGAGGTGGTCCTCGAAATCGTCCCCGGCGTGAGCGCGGTGACGGCGTTCGCCACCGCGCTGGGCGTCGAAATCGACGCCGGGGCGGGTCTCGCGCTGAAGGAGGCCTCCCGAGGACGCTCCCCGACCGGCCCGGACCGGATGGTCCTGTTCAAAGTCACCGACGCGCCGGCGACCCACGAGGGCCTCGCGCAAGCGGGCTACGACGTGACCTACGGTCGCCGACTCTACATGGAGCAGGGCGAGACGACTGTCACCAGCGACCCAGACGAGATAGCCGAACGCGATTACTACACCCTCGCCTACGCCGAGAAGCGCGGTATCGAGAAGGACCGCGCCACGGCCGAGTTCGAGCAGTCAGCGGAAACCGAGGAGGGGTCGGCGTGACGAACGACAGCGACAGGTCCCGAGACGCCATCGGCGACCCCCAAGACGCCATCGACGCCCGGAGCGATGCCCGCCAGCGAGACCGGGACCCGCGAGTCTACGAACACACCGCCGGCGACGTGCAGGAGGGCGTCCCCTTCATCGGCGCGGGACCGGGCGACCCCGGCCTGCTGACCGTGACCGGCAAGCGACTCGTAGAGGAGGCCGACCTCGTGGTCCACGCCGGGTCGCTGGTCAACAGCGAACTCCTCGCGGAGTACTGCGACGACGCCGAACTGGTCAACTCGGTCGGCAAGGACCTCGAAGAACTCGTCCCCCTGATGCGGGACGCCTACGACGAGGGCCGGAACGTGGTCCGACTCCACAGCGGCGACCCCGCAATCTACGGCGCGGCCCTCGAACAGATGGACGCGCTGGAACACGAGGAGGTCCCGACGTACTTCGTTCCGGGCGTGACCTCGGCGTTCGCTGTGAGCGCGACCCTCCGGACCCAACTCACCCTCAACGAGACCGCAAACCACGTCGCGTTCACCCGGCCGCAGGGCAAGACCCTCGACGCCGAGGACGACCACATCGGCGAGTTCGTCGGGATGGGCGACGTGACGACCTGCATCTATCTGGGCACCCACGCAGTCGCCGAGACGATGGACCGCCTGCTGGCGGAGGGCCACGACCCCGAGACCCCGGTCGCAGTGGTCTACCACGCCTCGTGGCCCGACGAGGAGGTCATCGAGGGCACCATCGCA
This genomic window from Halorussus lipolyticus contains:
- a CDS encoding cobalt-precorrin-4/precorrin-4 C(11)-methyltransferase, coding for MGDPQDAIDARSDARQRDRDPRVYEHTAGDVQEGVPFIGAGPGDPGLLTVTGKRLVEEADLVVHAGSLVNSELLAEYCDDAELVNSVGKDLEELVPLMRDAYDEGRNVVRLHSGDPAIYGAALEQMDALEHEEVPTYFVPGVTSAFAVSATLRTQLTLNETANHVAFTRPQGKTLDAEDDHIGEFVGMGDVTTCIYLGTHAVAETMDRLLAEGHDPETPVAVVYHASWPDEEVIEGTIATIGEKVEEAGYRASAMVVIGQAVTGSGYERSYLYGDWATDSETKEECSDD
- a CDS encoding cobalt-factor II C(20)-methyltransferase; this encodes MTLYGVGLGPGDADLVTVRGKRVLDSADVVYSPGRLSRSVAEKCVPESKIADLDFPMTRDPDELRSAWKDAAGEIAPRATDGDAAFVTLGDPNVYSTFGHLRRTMDAFHPEVVLEIVPGVSAVTAFATALGVEIDAGAGLALKEASRGRSPTGPDRMVLFKVTDAPATHEGLAQAGYDVTYGRRLYMEQGETTVTSDPDEIAERDYYTLAYAEKRGIEKDRATAEFEQSAETEEGSA